The sequence TGGGGAATGGCCGTTGCGAATCATGAGAGACGGGTAGCTTGCCCCAGCCAATCACCGCCACACCACACGATGACATAATGGTGCCACCTGATGCAAGTGCTGAGTAACCCGCGTTGCATCATCCACCGCCCTGTGTTTCCGACTCCCAGTCACCCCAGAGCTGCCTCCAACCTCTCTTCCAACCCGACTTCCaacctcctcctcctcctcctccccagATTTATCTTCATCCATCGACCACCCCCATCTCTCCGTCGTTTCCATTGCATGTTCTTCCTGTGAACGGTCTTTTGCCTTTAGATTCACCTTCCTTTCTCCCTGCAAGATGAAGGGCGTTCTCTCCCTCTCGTTGCTGCCGCTCCTGGCGGCTCCGTCCCCCATTTTGGTTGACACCATCCACAGGGATGCTGCTCCGATCCTCTCTTCCCACAACTCAAAGGAGGTTCCTGATTCATACATTGTTgttttcaagaagaatgtgTCTCCAGCATCGGCCGCGGCACACCAAGTTTGGGTCCAGGACCTTCATACTACTGTCATGGCCAAGAGATCCCTCAGAAAACGCAACCAGTTTCCCTTCAAGAACGACGCCTTCGATGGCCTCAAGCACACCTATGACATTGCCGGGTCGATAATGGGCTATTCCGGACACTTCGATGAGGAAGTCATCGAGCAAGTTCGAAGACACCCAGATGTAAGCTTGGCCACAGTCCTCCCACCATCTACCATCGTACTGACAGGTATACTCCTTTTTAGGTCCAATACATTGAGAAGGACTCTGAAGTCCATGCCTGGGATGAGCCTGTGACCGAGAACAACGCCCCATGGGGCTTGGCTCGAGTTTCCCACCGCGATAGCTTAACCATGGGCACCTTTAACAAATACCTGTACGCCGCAAATGGCGGCGAGGGCGTCGATGTCTACGTGATCGATACCGGTACCAACATCGAGCACGTGGATTTTGAAGGCCGTGCTCACTGGGGAAAAACCATCCCCAccggtgatgatgatgttgacGGCAATGGTCACGGAACTCACTGCTCCGGTACAGTTGCTGGTAAGAAGTATGGCGTTGCCAAGAAAGCAAACGTTTACGCAGTCAAGGTTCTGAGATCCAATGGATCTGGAACCATGTCTGACGTCGTCAAGGGAGTTGAATGGGCTGCAGGTGCCCATCTTAGCAAGATGGTTGAGGCCCGAAAGAAAGGTAACAAAGCGTTCAAGGGCAGCGCTGCCAACATGAGTTTGGGAGGCGGCAAGTCCTTCACACTTGACTTGGCTGTCAATGCTGCTGTTGATGCGGGTATTCACTTCGCCGTCGCCGCTGGAAATGACAATGCCGACGCTTGCAACTACTCTCCCGCTGCTGCCGAGAAGGCTGTCACTGTTGGCGCGTCCACCCTTGCCGATGAGCGTGCGTACTTCTCTAACTATGGGAAGTGCACTGACATCTTCGCTCCCGGCTTGAACATCCTTTCTACCTGGATTGGAAGCAAATATGCAGTCAACACGATCTCTGGTACCTCCATGGCATCACCCCATGTTGCTGGTCTTCTGGCATACTTCCTCTCTCTTCAGCCGGAGCAGGATTCCGCCTTCGCTGTCTCGCCCATCAGCCCTGCCAAGCTGAAGAAGGACATGATCGCCATCGCCACCAAGAACGCTCTTACTGACATCCCAGCGGACACTCCCAACGTAAGTTTTCCTCCAAAGCCTCATCGTTGTGAGTGGATCAGATTTTCTAACTTTTTTCAATCTAGATTCTCGCCTGGAACGGCGGCGGCTCGTCCAACTACACCGCAATCATCCAACAAGGCGGCTATGAAGCCACCCGTCCTGGCAACAAGGCGGCACAGTTGACCGAGAAGATCGAGAAACTTGGCCAAAATACCGCCAGCCAGCTTGGTGCTATCTACAGTGAGATCAAGGATGCCTTCACCATCTAATTATATGTGACGAAATCAACGGGCTTGCAAGTCCTGGTGTAATTGGAGATGAATAGGTGGATCACGTCGGGCGTGGGGTTTTCTTTGGCTgcgtttcttttttttttttttttgccttctCCTCAGTCTGCAGTATGCTTATCgtgttttctttcttttcgcCGGGTATGAATTATTTTTAGCTAAGGGCTTTTTGTCTCCTATATACATCACAGACTGTGACACCCTATGTTGATCTAGAGTGACTTCCCATCTTTTGTCGAGGTACCTAGGTAGCTGTGTAGTTTTTGGTTACGATGGATCCATAGAGCATGCACGAATAGACCAGATGGACAGCGTGGATCATGCTCCCATGTCTCCCCCGCCCTTCGGTGGAAATCGTTGGGTCGCCCAAATGGAAGGGGATGTTTGAAATCAGACGCAACCAGTGACAGACCTCATTGGAATATTCCAGTTTCTTTGGATATGCATCGACTAGGTAGAGCTCAAGCAACAACCGAGCCAAATCCGGCTCTCTTACCCGGTTGAGCGGGTGTTGCAACAAGCCACATCTCAGTCCAGACCTCCAGACCCCAAGCAAGAAGGTATAATCAGTCGCATGCAAACGAGAGGGGAAGGGGGGAGGGGGCTTGCTGAACAACCGAGATC is a genomic window of Coccidioides posadasii str. Silveira chromosome 3, complete sequence containing:
- the SUB8 gene encoding serine protease (SECRETED:SignalP(1-16)~EggNog:ENOG410PFG2~COG:O~MEROPS:MER0000356~BUSCO:6710at33183), coding for MKGVLSLSLLPLLAAPSPILVDTIHRDAAPILSSHNSKEVPDSYIVVFKKNVSPASAAAHQVWVQDLHTTVMAKRSLRKRNQFPFKNDAFDGLKHTYDIAGSIMGYSGHFDEEVIEQVRRHPDVQYIEKDSEVHAWDEPVTENNAPWGLARVSHRDSLTMGTFNKYLYAANGGEGVDVYVIDTGTNIEHVDFEGRAHWGKTIPTGDDDVDGNGHGTHCSGTVAGKKYGVAKKANVYAVKVLRSNGSGTMSDVVKGVEWAAGAHLSKMVEARKKGNKAFKGSAANMSLGGGKSFTLDLAVNAAVDAGIHFAVAAGNDNADACNYSPAAAEKAVTVGASTLADERAYFSNYGKCTDIFAPGLNILSTWIGSKYAVNTISGTSMASPHVAGLLAYFLSLQPEQDSAFAVSPISPAKLKKDMIAIATKNALTDIPADTPNILAWNGGGSSNYTAIIQQGGYEATRPGNKAAQLTEKIEKLGQNTASQLGAIYSEIKDAFTI